In Toxoplasma gondii ME49 chromosome X, whole genome shotgun sequence, a single genomic region encodes these proteins:
- a CDS encoding ATP-citrate lyase, putative (encoded by transcript TGME49_223840), with protein MALSIREADAKRLLWTPVSHPTPATGATPETGQRSACNGVSSAKAAPLDEPCSVLRGVCVAVNSATDLTELPNDHPWLLTSRLTVKPDVLLKRRGKSGLVKLDLSWPEAQKELRALMGTQFRTQGLTGTLDHFIVEPFFPHDEATNEFYVAIRTLREGDEVLFSPRGGVDVGNVDEHARRVLIPIACDEARASQAAGAKTNGMADASASEGDATKDARKACTQPLALEATRKYGIECRLTQEELEALVAPLVTDVATDAKKAMPAFLAQLYRQFCEMHFAFLEINPFCFDVATQTFVILDCAAKLDHTAEFLCDKKWGHVSFPSPFGRRFTEEERYIRELDSKTGASLKLTVLNPKGRIWTLIAGGGASVVYADTVCDLGFGDELCNYGEYSGAPSEVTTYEYTKTILGLMTAPGSYREEGKILLIGGGIANFTNVADTFRGVIRALREFREQLREFKVRIYVRRGGPNYQEGLKRMREVGEELNLRMKVFGPETYMTSIIPFALHDEEDADAKLEGERAGERAPHSLPGSASPPATMTEMIGDLTQHHGWDLSLSSDVFGSTAGRGTSPLEDTTGGVAPVTPSSRGTQGTFAHGGRLSPWHEMTMEEVEKNPHFEKYIQAFLAQQRKATDTPAAGSASASPSAPGESGPEKAFASLLTDVEQPHRFTEKTRCFVWGLQTRAVQEMLDFDHACGRKKPSVAAILYEFSVSHQRSFYFGTEEVLLPVYQTLQEAVQHFPDVSVLINFASMRSAASVTRLALETAPQLRTIVVIAEGVPEREARQLAAETRARGVCLIGPATVGGIKSGAFRIGNTGGTLENVMNARLYRPGSVGCVTKSGGMLNEMNNILSIVSDGTYEAIAIGGDRFPGTSMLDHLLRFERNPDIKLLVLLGEVGGGMEYEVVEAIKDGRLTKPLIAWCVGTCASLFSTEVSFGHAGAWAGSNREHAVAKNAALKAAGAFVPSSFDELGKSIRHVYVQLVKQGVIVPRKEVPVPRIPMDYAWAKKLGLVRKPKGFISTISDDRGEELLYAGWPISKVLGDQLGVGGVISLLWFKRPLPDYCYRYLERVLMLTADHGPAVCGAHNVIVTARAGKDLISSLISGLCTIGDRFGGACDQAAQQFLGAFTSGMAPAEFVSEMKKQNRLVMGIGHRIKSVHNPDMRVQLLKTFCKSNFPQTPLIDYAEQVEQVTTKKKDTLILNVDGLIGVSMCDLLFHCGHFTENEARDYINNGCINGLFVLGRSIGFIGHFLDQKRLKQGLYRHDVDDIAYVLPDWSSAENQQA; from the exons ATGGCACTGAGCATCCGAGAGGCGGACGCCAAGCGTCTGCTCTGGACGCCTGTGTCGCACCCGACGCCGGCAACAGGTGCAACTCCCGAGACGGGGCAGAGGTCTGCATGCAATGGCGTGTCCAGCGCAAAGGCCGCGCCTCTCGATGAGCCCTGCTCAGTGCTTCGCGGCGTATGCGTAGCAGTGAACAGCGCCACTGACCTCACCGAGTTGCCGAACGACCATCCGTGGCTCCTCACTTCTCGACTCACGGTGAAGCCCGACGTGTTGCTGAAGAGGCGCGGGAAGAGCGGCCTGGTCAAATTGGATCTCTCCTGGCCTGAGGCGCAGAAGGAGCTCCGCGCGCTGATGGGCACGCAGTTCAGGACGCAGGGCCTAACCGGGACTCTGGACCACTTCATCGTCGAGCCGTTCTTCCCCCACGATGAGGCCACGAACGAGTTCTACGTCGCGATTCGCACGCttcgcgaaggcgacgaggtcctcttctctccgcgggGAGGCGTGGACGTGGGAAACGTCGACGAGCATGCACGTCGCGTGCTTATTCCTATCGCATGCGACGAAGCGCGGGCCAGTCAGGCCGCGGGAGCGAAGACTAACGGCATGGCAGACGCCTCCGCCTCTGAGGGAGACGCGACGAAGGACGCCAGGAAGGCCTGCACGCAGCCGCTGGCTCTGGAGGCTACAAGGAAATACGGGATCGAGTGCCGATTGACTCAGGAAGAACTTGAGGCCCTCGTCGCGCCACTTGTCACGGATGTCGCTACGGATGCGAAGAAGGCTATgcccgccttcctcgcccagctgtacagacagttCTGCGAGATGCACTTCGCTTTTCTGGAAATCAACCCATTCTGTTTCGATGTCGCCACGCAAACGTTCGTCATTCTGGACTGCGCCGCGAAACTCGACCACACTGCCGAGTTCCTCTGCGACAAAAAGTGGGGTCACGTCTCCTTTCCGAGCCCCTTCGGCCGACGCTTtaccgaagaagaaagatacATTCG CGAGTTGGACTCGAAGACCGGCGCGAGCTTGAAGTTGACCGTGTTGAACCCGAAAGGTCGGATTTGGACTCTGATCGCGGGCGGGGGTGCGTCGGTGGTGTACGCGGACACAGTCTGCGACTTGGGTTTTGGCGACGAGCTGTGCAACTATGGGGAGTACTCTGGCGCTCCTTCAGAGGTGACAACCTACGAGTACACGAAGACGATTCTCGGACTGATGACTGCGCCGGGTTCGTaccgcgaagaaggcaaaatTTTGCTGATCGGGGGAGGCATCGCGAACTTCACAAACGTGGCGGACACGTTTCGGGGGGTCATTCGAGCGCTGCGGGAGTTCCGCGAGCAGCTGCGTGAATTCAAAGTGCGCATCTACGTACGTCGCGGCGGGCCGAACTACCAGGAGGGCTTGAAGCGTATGCGCGAGGTTGGCGAGGAGCTGAATCTGCGCATGAAGGTCTTCGGGCCAGAGACGTACATGACGTCGATCATCCCGTTTGCGCTCCACGACGAGGAGGACGCTGACGCGAAGctcgagggcgagagagcaggcgagCGGGCGCCGCACAGCTTGCCCGGCTCCGCGTCGCCGCCTGCGACCATGACGGAGATGATCGGTGACCTGACTCAGCACCACGGCTGGGACCTGAGTCTCTCTTCAGACGTCTTCGGTTCCACCGCAGGACGTGGCACGTCACCCCTCGAGGATACGACGGGCGGGGTCGCTCCCGTCACGCCGTCGTCTCGGGGGACTCAAGGCACCTTTGCGCACGGCGGCCGGCTGAGTCCTTGGCACGAGATGACGAtggaggaagtggagaagaaccCTCACTTTGAGAAGTACATCCAGGCCTTTCTCgcacagcagagaaaagccacGGACACGCCTGCGGCTGGAAGTGCGTCTGCGAGTCCGTCGGCGCCTGGTGAATCCGGCCCCGAGAAGGCAttcgcttcgcttctcacGGATGTGGAGCAGCCCCACCGGTTCACGGAGAAGactcgctgcttcgtctggGGACTTCAGACACGCGCGGTGCAGGAAATGCTGGACTTCGATCACGCCTGCGGCCGCAAGAAACCGTCTGTGGCGGCGATTCTGTACGAGTTCTCGGTCTCACACCAGCGCTCCTTCTACTTCGGGACGGAGGAAGTCCTGCTGCCCGTGTACCAGACGCTCCAGGAAGCAGTTCAGCACTTCCCGGATGTCAGCGTGTTGATCAACTTCGCGTCGATGCGGTCTGCTGCTTCGGTCACGCGCTTGGCCCTCGAAACGGCGCCGCAGCTCCGAACGATCGTCGTCATTGCGGAGGGCGTGCCCGAGCGCGAGGCTCGCcagctggcggcggagacgcgtGCTCGGGGCGTCTGTCTGATCGGCCCCGCGACCGTCGGAGGCATAAAGAGCGGCGCGTTCCGCATCGGTAACACAGGTGGAACTCTGGAAAACGTCATGAATGCGCGACTGTATCGGCCAGGGAGCGTCGGCTGCGTGACCAAGTCGGGCGGGATGCTGAACGAAATGAACAACATTCTGTCGATTGTGAGCGACGGCACGTACGAGGCCATCGCGATCGGCGGAGACCGGTTCCCCGGTACGTCCATGCTTGACCACCTCCTGCGATTCGAGCGAAATCCAGACATCAAGCTCCTCGTGCTCCTGGGTGAAGTCGGCGGCGGGATGGAGTACGAAGTGGTCGAAGCGATAAAAGACGGACGCCTGACGAAGCCACTGATTGCCTGGTGCGTAGGCACGTGCGCATCGCTTTTTTCCACCGAAGTGTCTTTCGGGCATGCGGGAGCGTGGGCCGGAAGCAACCGGGAACACGCCGTCGCGAAGAATGCGGCTCTGAAGGCTGCGGGCGCCTTCGTCCCTTCGTCCTTCGACGAACTCGGAAAGTCGATTCGCCacgtgtacgtacagctggTCAAGCAGGGCGTCATCGTACCGCGGAAGGAGGTGCCGGTTCCGCGGATCCCGATGGACTACGCGTGGGCGAAGAAGCTCGGCCTTGTCCGTAAGCCGAAGGGTTTCATCTCGACCATCTCGGACGACCGCGGCGAAGAGCTGCTCTACGCAGGCTGGCCGATTTCCAAAGTGCTCGGGGACCAGCTCGGCGTGGGAGGCGTAATTTCTTTGCTCTGGTTCAAGAGGCCGCTGCCGGACTACTGCTACCGTTACCTCGAGCGCGTGTTGATGCTGACAGCCGACCACGGACCCGCGGTCTGTGGCGCCCACAACGTCATCGTCACGGCGCGCGCGGGAAAAGATTTGATCAGCAGCTTGATATCTGGACTCTGCACAATCGGCGACCGGTTCGGGGGTGCGTGCGACCAGGCAGCTCAGCAGTTCCTCGGCGCCTTCACCAGCGGCATGGCACCTGCGGAGTTCGTCTcggagatgaagaagcagaacagaCTGGTCATGGGGATCGGCCACCGCATCAAGTCCGTGCACAACCCCGACATGCGCGTGCAGCTGCTCAAGACGTTTTGCAAGTCGAACTTTCCGCAGACGCCGCTCATCGACTACGCGGAACAAGTGGAGCAAGTAAccacgaaaaagaaggatACGTTGATTCTCAACGTCGACGGCCTGATTGGCGTCAGCATGTGCGACTTGCTCTTCCACTGCGGACACTTCACGGAAAACGAGGCCAGAGACTACATCAACAACGGGTGCATTAATggtctcttcgtcttgggAAGATCCATTGGTTTCATCGGCCACTTCCTTGATCAAAAACGACTCAAACAAGGCCTGTACAGACACGATGTAGATGACATCGCCTATGTCCTGCCAGACTGGAGCAGCGCAGAGAACCAGCAGGCGTGA